One Pseudodesulfovibrio cashew DNA window includes the following coding sequences:
- a CDS encoding MBL fold metallo-hydrolase, with amino-acid sequence MKIHQLRNATIIVHLNERRLLIDPMLGDVGAFRGFKRFGPGKRPNPLVPLAKGAHEALEEVTDCVITHCQRGHLDHIDPDGAGFLTEHDIPVWSVADDFAYLREQGLAPRELVDGTFGMTIRAIDARHGHGPEGDMLGPGHGWYIAAPNEPSLYLTGDTVLIDAVRTAIAVLKPDVIVAPAGCANFGQGQDILFPLEELVELARLAPGIVVFNHMEALDHCPTTRQELRILLEAEGVGHKCRIPEDGEMVGI; translated from the coding sequence ATGAAGATACATCAACTCCGCAACGCCACCATCATCGTCCATCTGAACGAACGCCGCCTGCTCATCGACCCCATGCTCGGGGATGTGGGCGCGTTTCGCGGTTTCAAGCGCTTCGGGCCGGGCAAACGCCCCAATCCCCTCGTCCCACTGGCAAAAGGCGCTCACGAGGCCCTGGAGGAGGTCACGGACTGCGTCATCACCCACTGCCAGCGCGGTCACCTCGATCACATCGACCCTGACGGAGCCGGCTTCCTCACGGAGCACGACATCCCGGTCTGGTCCGTGGCCGACGACTTCGCCTATCTCCGCGAACAGGGGCTCGCTCCCCGCGAATTAGTTGACGGCACCTTCGGCATGACCATCCGCGCCATCGACGCCCGCCACGGCCACGGCCCGGAGGGTGACATGCTCGGGCCTGGCCACGGCTGGTATATCGCCGCGCCGAATGAGCCGTCCCTTTACCTGACCGGCGACACCGTGCTCATCGACGCGGTACGCACCGCCATCGCAGTACTCAAGCCGGACGTCATCGTGGCCCCGGCCGGGTGTGCCAATTTCGGACAGGGGCAGGACATTCTCTTCCCCCTGGAGGAGTTGGTGGAGTTGGCCCGGCTTGCACCCGGCATTGTCGTCTTCAACCACATGGAGGCCCTGGACCACTGCCCCACCACGCGGCAGGAGTTGCGCATTCTGTTGGAGGCCGAAGGAGTCGGGCATAAGTGCCGCATCCCCGAGGACGGCGAGATGGTTGGGATTTAG
- a CDS encoding MarR family winged helix-turn-helix transcriptional regulator: MPDNRHPGNEGQDLVMLFRRAARLMARAHHGGERGHRGHHAQRHVLSLLLEKGPLPQSELLEILDVRSSSLSEILGKLERNDLITRERNESDRRSFIVKATELARKTLGDQGIPNGTAPLFACLNAEEQDQLRAILQKLIDSAQEAPLCDKPAFERGGPGRGRPGKGRGQGRGEGRGKGRGKGKGGRRG; this comes from the coding sequence ATGCCCGACAACAGGCACCCCGGAAACGAGGGCCAGGATCTCGTCATGCTCTTCCGCCGCGCCGCCCGACTCATGGCCAGGGCGCACCATGGAGGAGAGCGTGGCCATCGCGGACATCACGCCCAACGCCATGTGCTCTCCCTTCTTCTGGAAAAAGGTCCCTTGCCCCAGAGTGAACTGCTGGAAATTCTGGATGTGCGCTCCTCCTCTCTCAGCGAGATCCTGGGCAAGCTGGAGCGCAACGACCTGATCACCCGTGAACGGAATGAAAGCGACAGGAGGAGCTTCATCGTCAAAGCCACTGAGTTGGCGCGGAAAACCCTGGGGGACCAGGGAATACCCAACGGGACGGCTCCCCTCTTCGCTTGCCTGAACGCCGAGGAACAGGATCAACTGCGCGCCATACTGCAAAAACTAATCGACTCCGCACAGGAGGCCCCCCTCTGCGATAAGCCCGCCTTCGAGCGAGGCGGTCCCGGTCGGGGCAGGCCCGGCAAAGGCAGAGGACAAGGCAGAGGCGAAGGACGCGGTAAAGGACGCGGCAAAGGAAAGGGAGGCCGCCGGGGCTGA
- a CDS encoding 4Fe-4S binding protein — translation MLFTPIVVKNLLKKPATRKYPFEVREAFPMYRGELVIDIDNCIFCGTCQRKCPSQCIIVDKQAGTWQCDPHACVYCGYCRDACPTKCLSMKDVHRKPLLEKTTWIEQGTPPAKKKAAKKAASEAKGDAPKEADPGKQAKSEPVAASKEAAPAEAPKVEAVEAPAPAAAETPKAETVEAPKAEAPKAEAAEAPKAEAKETPKAEIAEVPEPEAPKAPEKEARETEPVKKPAAKKKAAPKKKAAPKKKAAPKKKAASKKKAAPKKKAEKK, via the coding sequence ATGCTGTTTACACCCATCGTCGTCAAGAACCTGCTGAAGAAGCCCGCCACCCGGAAATATCCCTTCGAGGTGCGCGAGGCCTTCCCCATGTATCGCGGAGAGCTGGTCATCGACATCGACAACTGCATCTTCTGCGGCACCTGCCAGCGCAAGTGCCCCAGCCAGTGCATCATCGTCGACAAGCAGGCCGGCACCTGGCAGTGCGATCCGCACGCCTGCGTGTACTGCGGCTACTGCCGCGACGCCTGCCCGACCAAGTGCCTGTCCATGAAGGACGTGCACCGCAAGCCCCTCCTGGAAAAGACCACCTGGATCGAGCAGGGTACGCCGCCCGCCAAGAAGAAGGCCGCGAAAAAGGCCGCTTCCGAGGCCAAGGGCGACGCGCCCAAGGAGGCGGACCCAGGTAAGCAAGCCAAGTCCGAACCGGTAGCGGCCTCCAAGGAAGCCGCCCCCGCCGAAGCCCCCAAGGTTGAGGCGGTGGAAGCTCCCGCGCCAGCAGCCGCTGAGACTCCAAAGGCTGAGACCGTGGAAGCCCCCAAGGCGGAAGCTCCCAAAGCAGAGGCCGCCGAGGCTCCCAAGGCGGAGGCCAAGGAAACTCCCAAGGCGGAGATTGCCGAGGTGCCCGAGCCCGAGGCTCCCAAAGCTCCGGAGAAGGAAGCCAGGGAAACGGAACCGGTTAAAAAGCCAGCTGCCAAGAAGAAGGCCGCGCCGAAAAAGAAAGCCGCTCCGAAGAAAAAGGCTGCGCCTAAAAAGAAGGCTGCTTCCAAGAAGAAAGCGGCCCCGAAGAAAAAGGCTGAAAAGAAGTAG
- the dxs gene encoding 1-deoxy-D-xylulose-5-phosphate synthase has protein sequence MTDELQKMTLLPRIKKPADVQLLSVEELEILGQELRDTIIGTVAAHGGHLAPSLGVIELTMALFKSFDIGTDKLVWDVGHQAYAHKLLTGRVEDFHTLRQKDGISGFPRPAESEYDHFGVGHSSTSISAALGMAMARDLKGEDHEVIAVIGDGSLTAGLAFEGLNQAGDLGRKMVVVLNDNEMSISRNVGAISQFLSRKMTTPFLQRLKTDVEGLLGTIPKIGGDLAGYAKRYGDSVKSFFTPGILFEAFHFTYVGPIDGHNTAQMVKVFEEVKKLDKPVLVHVMTTKGKGYEPAESDPTSFHGVGKFIPETGLARKFSGSGLPSYTSIFGSTLCNLAAKDDKIMAITAAMPEGTGTECFHKKYPERFVDVGICEQHAVTFAAGLATQGYKPAVAIYSTFMQRAYDQIIHDVCLQNLNVNFFLDRGGLVGEDGATHHGVFDLSFLRHIPNLVLMAPKDEAELAQMMATAFAHEGPCAMRYPRGTGVGAKVSKTPRKIAIGKGELVREGEDAVIITLGSRVYPAMEAAMELEGKDDIKVAVFNTRFVKPLPKKQLLELADRYDRILLVEENVMAGGFGSAVLEMLNENDALQGKRIKQLGLPDQFIEHGTQRELRSMVGIDSEGIKRAIKALLK, from the coding sequence ATGACTGATGAACTTCAGAAAATGACCCTGCTGCCCCGGATCAAGAAGCCTGCGGACGTCCAGCTCCTCTCCGTGGAAGAGCTTGAAATCCTTGGACAGGAGCTCCGCGACACCATCATCGGCACCGTGGCGGCCCATGGCGGGCACCTGGCCCCGTCCCTCGGCGTCATCGAACTGACCATGGCCCTGTTCAAGAGCTTCGACATCGGCACGGACAAGCTCGTCTGGGACGTGGGACATCAGGCATACGCGCACAAGCTGCTCACCGGCCGCGTGGAGGATTTCCATACCCTGCGGCAGAAGGACGGCATCTCCGGATTCCCCAGACCGGCGGAATCCGAGTACGACCACTTCGGTGTGGGACACTCTTCCACCTCCATTTCTGCCGCTCTGGGCATGGCCATGGCCCGCGACCTCAAAGGGGAAGACCACGAAGTCATCGCGGTCATCGGCGACGGCTCTCTCACTGCCGGGCTCGCCTTCGAGGGCCTGAACCAGGCAGGCGACCTGGGCCGCAAGATGGTGGTCGTGCTCAACGACAACGAGATGTCCATCTCCCGCAACGTGGGAGCCATCTCCCAGTTCCTCAGCCGCAAGATGACCACGCCCTTCCTGCAGCGCCTCAAGACCGACGTGGAAGGCCTCCTCGGCACCATCCCCAAGATTGGCGGCGACCTGGCTGGCTACGCCAAACGGTACGGTGACTCGGTCAAGTCCTTCTTCACCCCGGGCATCCTGTTCGAGGCATTCCACTTCACCTACGTGGGTCCCATCGACGGGCACAACACCGCGCAGATGGTCAAGGTCTTCGAAGAGGTCAAGAAACTGGACAAGCCGGTGCTGGTCCACGTGATGACCACCAAGGGCAAGGGCTACGAGCCTGCCGAGTCCGACCCCACCTCCTTTCACGGGGTGGGCAAGTTCATCCCGGAGACCGGGCTGGCACGCAAATTTTCCGGCTCCGGCCTGCCCTCCTACACCTCCATCTTCGGTTCCACCCTCTGCAACCTGGCGGCCAAGGACGACAAGATCATGGCTATCACCGCGGCCATGCCCGAGGGTACGGGCACGGAGTGCTTCCACAAGAAGTACCCGGAGCGCTTCGTGGACGTGGGCATCTGCGAGCAGCACGCGGTCACTTTTGCCGCCGGACTGGCCACCCAGGGCTACAAGCCCGCCGTGGCCATCTACTCCACCTTCATGCAGCGGGCCTACGACCAGATCATCCACGACGTCTGCCTCCAGAACCTGAACGTAAATTTCTTCCTGGACCGGGGCGGCCTGGTCGGCGAGGACGGCGCGACCCACCACGGGGTCTTCGACCTCAGCTTCCTGCGGCACATCCCCAACCTGGTGCTCATGGCCCCCAAGGACGAGGCCGAGCTGGCCCAGATGATGGCCACGGCCTTTGCCCATGAAGGTCCCTGCGCCATGCGCTATCCGCGCGGCACCGGCGTGGGCGCGAAGGTCTCCAAGACTCCGCGCAAGATCGCCATAGGCAAGGGCGAGCTGGTCCGCGAAGGCGAAGACGCCGTGATCATCACCCTCGGCTCGCGGGTCTATCCCGCCATGGAGGCGGCCATGGAACTGGAAGGCAAGGACGACATCAAGGTGGCGGTCTTCAACACACGGTTCGTCAAGCCTCTGCCCAAAAAACAACTCCTTGAGCTGGCCGACCGCTACGACCGCATCCTCCTGGTGGAGGAAAACGTCATGGCCGGGGGCTTCGGCTCCGCCGTGCTGGAGATGCTCAACGAGAACGACGCGCTCCAAGGCAAGCGGATCAAGCAACTCGGCCTGCCTGACCAGTTCATCGAGCACGGCACCCAGCGCGAGCTGCGGTCCATGGTCGGCATCGACTCCGAGGGCATCAAGCGGGCCATCAAGGCGTTGCTCAAGTAG